In the genome of Streptomyces globosus, one region contains:
- a CDS encoding UPF0182 family protein, with translation MPDRGSGPSGPRMRVGRPSRRARTLLMTLGVLAVLGMAFIMFAGFWTDWLWFRSVKYSSVFTTTLWTRIGLFAVFGLLMAGAVGFNIWLAHRLRPPLSAMSVEQQSLDRYRMSVAPYKKWLLLGISALVGMIAGASAAGQWKTWLMYVNGVPFGKKDPQFGLDVSFYAFDLPWYRFLLGFGFAAAVLSVIAAVVVHYLYGGLRVTSPGARATAAATGHLSVLLGLFVTLKAVAYWLDRYGLAVKSSDFKAADNWTGLRYVDANAYLPAKTILVAIAAICAVLFFATLWRRTWQLPVIGFGLMVLSAILIGGLYPAIVQKFQVQPNEQAKESPYVQKNIQATRDAYGIDKSDVTDYPESEQEQDKAKLRQEAATTASIRLLDPNIVSPAFQQLQQVKGYYAFPSTLAVDRYNGQDTVIGLRELNIGGIPKNNWINDHFKYTHGYGVVAAKGTTVGDQGAPDFTQSDLPSRGQFGTDFEQRIYYGERTTQYSIVGGPQKELDYSDDKGEKETSYEGKSGVNLDNPVNRAAYALAFSEPQILYSGAIGDGSRILYNRTPKERIEAVAPWLTIDGAPYPAVIDGRIKWIVDAYTTTNGYPYASRTTLGQSTADSLTNSQRAVVAQENQVNYIRNSVKATVDAYDGAVSLYQWDTQDPVLKTWMKAFPGTVKPKSEISKPLMDHLRYPQDLFKVQRELLTRYHVTDPQTFLSGSEAWAVPDDPTNKAGTAVPPYYLSLKTPGQAEKDQVFSLTTTFTPNERDNLSAFMSVNADPGSKDYGKIRILKMPTSKPVDGPKQVQSKFQSEPKIAESIRLLRGGDSEVEYGNLLAVPIEGKMLYVEPVYVRSSGLKYPLLRKVLVTYGTQTAFEDTLDKALNVVFGAEAPTTPVPPNQPGDGTAQQPPAPQDPTVKAALSDAQKAIEEADKAMKAGDWAAYGKAQADLQAALKRAIDAEAKTAAPKPAG, from the coding sequence ATGCCGGACCGCGGCTCAGGCCCTTCGGGGCCACGGATGAGAGTCGGCCGCCCGTCCAGGCGCGCCCGCACTCTTCTGATGACCTTGGGCGTGCTGGCCGTCCTCGGCATGGCCTTCATCATGTTCGCGGGCTTCTGGACGGACTGGCTCTGGTTCCGCTCCGTGAAGTACTCGAGCGTGTTCACCACCACCCTGTGGACCAGGATCGGCCTGTTCGCGGTCTTCGGCCTGCTGATGGCAGGGGCGGTCGGCTTCAACATCTGGCTGGCCCACCGGCTGCGGCCGCCGCTGAGCGCGATGTCGGTGGAGCAGCAGAGCCTCGACCGCTACCGGATGAGCGTCGCGCCGTACAAGAAGTGGCTGCTCCTGGGCATCTCCGCGCTCGTCGGCATGATCGCCGGCGCCTCCGCGGCGGGCCAGTGGAAGACGTGGCTCATGTACGTGAACGGGGTGCCCTTCGGCAAGAAGGACCCCCAGTTCGGGCTGGACGTCTCCTTCTACGCCTTCGACCTGCCCTGGTACCGCTTCCTCCTCGGCTTCGGCTTCGCCGCGGCCGTGCTCTCGGTGATCGCCGCCGTCGTCGTGCACTACCTGTACGGCGGCCTGCGCGTGACCAGCCCCGGCGCCCGCGCCACGGCCGCCGCCACGGGGCACCTGTCGGTGCTGCTGGGCCTCTTCGTCACGCTGAAGGCGGTCGCGTACTGGCTCGACCGGTACGGCCTGGCCGTGAAGTCCAGTGACTTCAAGGCCGCGGACAACTGGACCGGCCTGCGCTACGTCGACGCCAACGCCTACCTGCCGGCGAAGACGATCCTCGTCGCGATCGCCGCGATCTGCGCGGTGCTGTTCTTCGCGACGCTGTGGCGCCGCACCTGGCAGCTGCCCGTGATCGGCTTCGGCCTGATGGTGCTCTCCGCGATCCTGATCGGCGGGCTGTACCCGGCCATCGTGCAGAAGTTCCAGGTCCAGCCGAACGAGCAGGCCAAGGAGTCCCCGTACGTCCAGAAGAACATCCAGGCCACGCGGGACGCCTACGGCATCGACAAGTCCGACGTCACCGACTACCCGGAGAGCGAGCAGGAGCAGGACAAGGCCAAGCTGCGCCAGGAGGCCGCCACCACGGCGAGCATCCGCCTGCTCGACCCGAACATCGTCTCCCCGGCCTTCCAGCAGCTCCAGCAGGTCAAGGGCTACTACGCCTTCCCGTCGACGCTGGCCGTCGACCGCTACAACGGCCAGGACACGGTCATCGGCCTGCGCGAGCTGAACATCGGCGGCATCCCGAAGAACAACTGGATCAACGACCACTTCAAGTACACGCACGGGTACGGCGTGGTCGCGGCCAAGGGCACCACGGTCGGCGACCAGGGCGCCCCGGACTTCACCCAGTCCGACCTGCCCTCCCGCGGCCAGTTCGGGACGGACTTCGAGCAGCGGATCTACTACGGCGAGCGGACGACGCAGTACTCGATCGTCGGCGGGCCGCAGAAGGAGCTCGACTACTCGGACGACAAGGGCGAGAAGGAGACGAGCTACGAGGGCAAGTCGGGCGTCAACCTCGACAACCCGGTCAACCGCGCCGCGTACGCCCTCGCCTTCAGCGAGCCGCAGATCCTGTACTCCGGTGCCATCGGCGACGGCTCGCGGATCCTCTACAACCGCACCCCGAAGGAGCGGATCGAGGCCGTCGCCCCGTGGCTGACGATCGACGGCGCCCCCTACCCGGCGGTGATCGACGGCCGGATCAAGTGGATCGTCGACGCGTACACGACGACCAACGGCTACCCGTACGCCTCGCGCACCACGCTGGGCCAGAGCACCGCGGACTCGCTGACCAACAGCCAGCGCGCGGTGGTGGCGCAGGAGAACCAGGTCAACTACATCCGCAACTCGGTCAAGGCCACCGTCGACGCCTACGACGGCGCCGTCAGCCTCTACCAGTGGGACACCCAGGACCCGGTCCTGAAGACCTGGATGAAGGCCTTCCCCGGCACGGTCAAGCCGAAGTCCGAGATCTCCAAGCCGCTCATGGACCACCTGCGCTACCCGCAGGACCTCTTCAAGGTCCAGCGCGAGCTGCTCACCCGCTACCACGTCACCGACCCGCAGACCTTCCTCAGCGGCAGTGAGGCCTGGGCCGTCCCGGACGACCCGACCAACAAGGCCGGCACGGCGGTTCCGCCGTACTACCTGTCGCTGAAGACGCCGGGCCAGGCGGAGAAGGACCAGGTCTTCTCGCTCACGACGACGTTCACGCCGAACGAGCGGGACAACCTGAGCGCGTTCATGTCGGTCAACGCCGACCCGGGCTCCAAGGACTACGGCAAGATCCGCATCCTGAAGATGCCGACGAGCAAGCCGGTCGACGGCCCGAAGCAGGTGCAGAGCAAGTTCCAGTCGGAGCCGAAGATCGCCGAGTCGATCCGGCTGCTGCGCGGCGGCGACTCCGAGGTGGAGTACGGCAACCTCCTCGCCGTCCCGATCGAGGGCAAGATGCTCTACGTGGAGCCCGTGTACGTGCGCAGCTCCGGCCTGAAGTACCCGCTGCTGCGCAAGGTGCTGGTGACGTACGGCACGCAGACGGCCTTCGAGGACACCCTCGACAAGGCGCTGAACGTGGTCTTCGGGGCGGAGGCGCCGACGACGCCGGTGCCGCCGAACCAGCCGGGCGACGGGACGGCGCAGCAGCCTCCGGCCCCGCAGGACCCGACGGTCAAGGCCGCCCTCTCCGACGCCCAGAAGGCGATCGAGGAGGCGGACAAGGCGATGAAGGCCGGAGACTGGGCGGCCTACGGCAAGGCCCAGGCCGACCTGCAGGCGGCGCTGAAGCGGGCGATCGACGCGGAGGCGAAGACGGCGGCCCCCAAGCCGGCCGGCTGA
- a CDS encoding tetratricopeptide repeat protein: MGDRSTLLETGRFVRSAETGSGAAVKEEARAVNAQTAPTDAGFAEEVLAEADGASDAELEARHRVAADRGDPGAMSVLGALLLRRGDLDGAEPYLRGATAEGDRAAANNLGVLLLQRGCPEEAAGWWRVAAVAGSAPAAHALGRHFRERGDEPAAEYWLRQAAESGHALGAYGLAELLEHRGDRGVERWLRQAAEQGHREAAYRLARHLRKGDPAEAEQWYRQAAARGHRRAALHLGALLEARGELKEAGRWYLTSAKQGEARAACALGFLLRDAGDEEGAVSWWKRAAQDGDGNAANALGALHAARGETETAEKWYRIAMDAGDQNGAYNLALLCAAQDRTAQAEQWYRRAAYAGHREAANALAIMLLQVGDAAGAEPWFSKAAEAGSVDAAFNLGILYAGRDDDRTALKWYERAAAAGHTDAALQVGIALVRDGEERAAERHLRCAAGGGSAEAAFRLAALLESLAPPPEPPALGEPVGAARTESEEWYERAAELGHRRAQVRVGMLAAARGDTAVAARWYREAAEAGSRNGAFNLGLLLAREGDEPEAALWWTRAAVAGHGRAALRLALLAARHGDLAEGQKWCLRAMELGPAEVAERAARLRDALAEELSA; the protein is encoded by the coding sequence ATGGGGGACAGGTCAACTCTGCTGGAGACAGGGCGGTTTGTGAGGTCGGCCGAAACCGGATCGGGTGCAGCAGTCAAAGAGGAGGCTCGGGCCGTTAACGCGCAGACCGCCCCGACCGATGCGGGCTTCGCGGAAGAAGTCCTCGCCGAGGCCGACGGGGCGAGCGACGCCGAACTGGAGGCGCGCCACCGCGTGGCGGCCGACCGAGGCGACCCCGGAGCGATGAGCGTGCTCGGAGCCCTGCTGCTGCGCCGCGGCGACCTGGACGGGGCCGAGCCCTACCTGCGCGGCGCGACGGCGGAGGGGGACCGCGCCGCCGCCAACAACCTGGGCGTCCTGCTGCTCCAGCGCGGCTGCCCCGAGGAGGCCGCCGGCTGGTGGCGCGTCGCGGCCGTCGCAGGCTCCGCGCCCGCCGCGCACGCCCTGGGCCGCCACTTCCGCGAGCGCGGCGACGAGCCCGCCGCCGAGTACTGGCTCCGCCAGGCGGCGGAATCCGGCCATGCCCTCGGTGCGTACGGGCTCGCCGAGCTCCTGGAGCACCGCGGCGACAGGGGCGTCGAGCGGTGGCTGCGGCAGGCCGCCGAGCAGGGACACCGCGAGGCCGCCTACCGCCTGGCCCGCCACCTGCGCAAGGGCGACCCCGCCGAAGCCGAGCAGTGGTACCGGCAGGCCGCCGCCCGCGGGCACCGGCGCGCCGCCCTGCACCTGGGAGCCCTGCTGGAAGCCCGCGGCGAGCTCAAGGAGGCCGGGCGCTGGTACCTGACCTCCGCCAAGCAGGGCGAGGCCCGCGCCGCCTGCGCCCTGGGCTTCCTGCTGCGCGACGCGGGCGACGAGGAGGGCGCCGTCTCCTGGTGGAAGCGGGCCGCCCAGGACGGCGACGGCAACGCCGCCAACGCGCTCGGCGCCCTGCACGCCGCCCGCGGGGAGACCGAGACCGCGGAGAAGTGGTACCGCATCGCCATGGACGCGGGCGACCAGAACGGGGCGTACAACCTTGCTTTGCTGTGCGCGGCACAGGACCGCACCGCGCAGGCCGAGCAGTGGTACCGCCGGGCCGCCTACGCGGGGCACCGCGAGGCGGCCAACGCGCTCGCGATCATGCTGCTCCAGGTCGGCGACGCCGCGGGGGCCGAGCCGTGGTTCTCCAAGGCCGCCGAGGCGGGCAGCGTCGACGCCGCCTTCAACCTGGGGATCCTCTACGCCGGCCGCGACGACGACCGGACCGCGCTGAAGTGGTACGAGCGGGCGGCCGCCGCCGGCCACACCGACGCCGCGCTCCAGGTCGGCATCGCGCTCGTCCGCGACGGCGAGGAGCGCGCGGCCGAACGGCACCTGCGGTGCGCGGCCGGCGGCGGCAGCGCCGAAGCCGCGTTCCGGCTGGCCGCGCTGCTGGAGTCGCTGGCCCCGCCTCCGGAGCCGCCGGCCCTGGGGGAGCCGGTCGGCGCCGCGCGCACCGAGAGCGAGGAGTGGTACGAGCGCGCCGCCGAGCTCGGGCACCGGCGCGCCCAGGTCCGGGTCGGCATGCTGGCGGCGGCCCGCGGGGACACGGCGGTCGCGGCCCGCTGGTACCGGGAGGCGGCGGAGGCCGGCTCCCGCAACGGCGCGTTCAACCTCGGGCTGCTGCTGGCCCGGGAGGGCGACGAGCCGGAGGCGGCCCTGTGGTGGACCCGCGCCGCCGTCGCCGGCCACGGCCGGGCCGCGCTGCGCCTGGCCCTGCTCGCCGCCCGCCACGGCGACCTCGCGGAGGGGCAGAAGTGGTGCCTGCGCGCCATGGAGCTCGGGCCGGCCGAGGTCGCCGAGCGGGCCGCCCGGCTGCGCGACGCGCTGGCCGAGGAGCTGTCCGCCTGA
- a CDS encoding Fur family transcriptional regulator, translating to MSDLLERLRARGWRMTAQRRVVAEVLDGDHVHLTADEVHARAVDKLPEISRATVYNTLGELVTLGEVLEVSTDRRAKRYDPNAHRPHQHLVCAQCGAIRDVHPSGNPLADLPDAERFGFTVSAVEVTYRGLCPDCAGV from the coding sequence ATGAGTGACCTGCTGGAACGACTTCGCGCACGCGGATGGCGCATGACCGCACAGCGGCGCGTGGTGGCGGAGGTGCTCGACGGCGACCACGTGCACCTCACGGCCGACGAGGTGCACGCCCGCGCCGTGGACAAGCTGCCCGAGATCTCCCGCGCGACCGTCTACAACACCCTCGGCGAGCTCGTGACCCTCGGCGAGGTCCTGGAGGTGTCCACGGACCGCCGGGCCAAGCGGTACGACCCGAACGCCCACCGGCCCCACCAGCACCTCGTGTGCGCGCAGTGCGGGGCGATCCGGGACGTGCACCCCTCGGGCAACCCGCTGGCCGACCTGCCGGACGCGGAGCGCTTCGGCTTCACCGTGTCGGCGGTCGAGGTGACCTACCGCGGCCTCTGCCCGGACTGCGCGGGCGTGTAG
- a CDS encoding catalase — MTQEAHVTQGPLTTEAGAPVADNQNSETAGLGGPVLVQDQLLLEKLAHFNRERIPERVVHARGAGAYGTFTVTRDVTQWTRAKFLSEVGKQTETFLRFSTVAGNLGAADAVRDPRGWALKFYTEEGNYDLVGNNTPVFFIKDAIKFPDFIHTQKRDPYTGSTEADNVWDFWSLSPESTHQVTWLFGDRGIPASYRHMNGYGSHTYQWNNEAGEVFWVKYHFKTDQGIRNLTQAEADRLAGEDPDSHQRDLRQAIERGDFPTWTVQVQIMPAADAAAYRFNPFDLTKVWPHEDYPPIEIGRLELNRNPENIFAEVEQAIFSPAHFVPGIGPSPDKMLQGRLFAYGDAHRYRVGINADHLPVNRPHATVARTNSRDGLLYDGRHGGAKNYEPNSFGGPHQTDRPLWQPVPVAGATGNHAAPVHAEDNDFVQAGALYRLMSEDEKARLVENLAGFIAKVSRDDIVERAIGNFRQADGDFGKRLDAAVQALRG, encoded by the coding sequence ATGACGCAGGAGGCGCACGTGACGCAGGGACCGCTCACCACGGAGGCCGGGGCTCCGGTCGCGGACAACCAGAACAGCGAGACCGCGGGCCTCGGCGGGCCGGTCCTCGTCCAGGACCAGCTGCTGCTGGAGAAGCTCGCCCACTTCAACCGCGAGCGCATACCGGAGCGCGTCGTCCACGCCCGCGGGGCCGGCGCGTACGGCACCTTCACCGTCACCCGCGACGTCACGCAGTGGACCCGGGCGAAGTTCCTCTCAGAGGTCGGCAAGCAGACCGAGACCTTCCTGCGCTTCTCCACCGTCGCCGGCAACCTCGGCGCCGCCGACGCCGTCCGCGACCCGCGCGGCTGGGCGCTGAAGTTCTACACCGAAGAGGGCAACTACGACCTCGTCGGCAACAACACCCCGGTGTTCTTCATCAAGGACGCCATCAAGTTCCCGGACTTCATCCACACCCAGAAGCGCGACCCGTACACCGGCTCCACCGAGGCCGACAACGTCTGGGACTTCTGGAGCCTGTCGCCCGAGTCCACCCACCAGGTCACCTGGCTGTTCGGCGACCGCGGCATCCCCGCCTCGTACCGCCACATGAACGGCTACGGCTCGCACACCTACCAGTGGAACAACGAGGCCGGCGAGGTCTTCTGGGTCAAGTACCACTTCAAGACCGACCAGGGCATCCGGAACCTCACCCAGGCCGAGGCCGACAGGCTCGCCGGCGAGGACCCCGACAGCCACCAGCGCGACCTGCGCCAGGCCATCGAGCGGGGCGACTTCCCGACCTGGACCGTGCAGGTGCAGATCATGCCCGCGGCCGACGCGGCGGCGTACCGCTTCAACCCGTTCGACCTCACCAAGGTGTGGCCGCACGAGGACTACCCGCCGATCGAGATCGGCCGGCTGGAGCTCAACCGCAACCCCGAGAACATCTTCGCCGAGGTCGAGCAGGCGATCTTCTCCCCGGCCCACTTCGTGCCCGGCATCGGCCCGTCCCCCGACAAGATGCTCCAGGGCCGCCTCTTCGCCTACGGCGACGCCCACCGCTACCGGGTCGGCATCAACGCCGACCACCTGCCGGTGAACCGCCCGCACGCGACCGTGGCGCGCACCAACTCCCGCGACGGGCTCCTCTACGACGGCCGCCACGGCGGTGCGAAGAACTACGAGCCGAACAGCTTCGGCGGCCCGCACCAGACCGACCGCCCGCTGTGGCAGCCGGTCCCGGTCGCCGGCGCCACCGGCAACCACGCCGCCCCGGTGCACGCCGAGGACAACGACTTCGTCCAGGCCGGCGCCCTCTACCGCCTCATGTCCGAGGACGAGAAGGCCCGCCTCGTGGAGAACCTCGCCGGCTTCATCGCCAAGGTCTCCCGCGACGACATCGTCGAGCGGGCGATCGGCAACTTCCGCCAGGCGGACGGCGACTTCGGCAAGCGGCTGGACGCCGCGGTCCAGGCCCTGCGCGGCTGA
- a CDS encoding CBS domain-containing protein has translation MLVRDAMSTVILTLGPTHTLRQAACLMSGRRVGAAVVLDPEHSGIGILTERDVLNSIGAGHDPDRESVGAHTTNNVVFCTPEAPLVEAAEAMAHGGFRHLIVLEDGGPVGIVSVRDIIRCWVPARRGAAVPA, from the coding sequence ATGCTCGTCCGTGACGCCATGAGCACCGTGATCCTCACCCTCGGCCCCACCCACACCCTGCGCCAGGCGGCCTGCCTGATGTCCGGCCGCCGGGTCGGCGCAGCCGTCGTCCTCGACCCCGAGCACAGCGGCATCGGCATCCTGACCGAACGGGACGTCCTCAACTCCATAGGCGCGGGGCACGACCCCGACCGCGAGTCCGTAGGTGCGCACACCACGAACAACGTCGTGTTCTGCACCCCCGAGGCGCCCCTCGTGGAAGCCGCCGAGGCGATGGCCCACGGCGGCTTCCGGCACCTGATCGTGCTGGAGGACGGCGGGCCGGTGGGCATCGTGTCCGTCCGCGACATCATCCGCTGCTGGGTGCCGGCCCGGCGCGGCGCCGCCGTACCGGCCTAG
- the hisN gene encoding histidinol-phosphatase: protein MPSYDDDLRLALELADAADAVTMQRFRALDLQVETKPDMTPVTEADRAAEEAVRAGIEAARPEDAILGEEYGLKGSGPRRWVVDPIDGTKNYVRGVPVWATLVSLMEEGADGGFRPVVGVVSAPALGRRWWAAEGSGAYAGGALGGEPQRIGVSRVGSLRDASFAYSSLGGWEEQGRLEGFLELSRQCWRTRGYGDFWPYMMVAEGSLDLCAEPELSLWDMAAIAAVVQEAGGRFTSLDGVDGVHGGNAAASNGLLHEEMLGYLRPRA from the coding sequence ATGCCCTCTTATGACGATGACCTGCGCCTCGCCCTCGAACTCGCCGACGCCGCGGACGCCGTGACCATGCAGCGGTTCCGTGCCCTCGACCTCCAGGTGGAGACGAAGCCGGACATGACGCCGGTGACCGAGGCGGACCGGGCGGCGGAGGAGGCGGTCCGGGCCGGCATCGAGGCCGCGCGGCCCGAGGACGCGATCCTGGGCGAGGAGTACGGGCTGAAGGGCAGCGGCCCCCGCCGGTGGGTGGTCGACCCGATCGACGGGACGAAGAACTACGTGCGCGGGGTCCCGGTGTGGGCGACGCTCGTCTCGCTGATGGAGGAGGGCGCCGACGGCGGGTTCCGGCCCGTGGTCGGCGTGGTCTCGGCGCCCGCCCTGGGCCGGCGCTGGTGGGCGGCCGAGGGCTCGGGCGCGTACGCCGGCGGGGCGCTGGGCGGCGAGCCGCAGCGGATCGGGGTCTCGCGGGTGGGCTCCCTGCGGGACGCGTCGTTCGCGTACTCCTCGCTGGGCGGGTGGGAGGAGCAGGGCCGGCTGGAGGGGTTCCTGGAGCTGAGCCGGCAGTGCTGGCGCACCCGCGGGTACGGCGACTTCTGGCCGTACATGATGGTCGCGGAGGGGTCGCTGGACCTGTGCGCGGAGCCGGAGCTGAGTCTTTGGGACATGGCGGCGATCGCGGCCGTGGTGCAGGAGGCGGGCGGCCGGTTCACCAGCCTGGACGGGGTGGACGGCGTACACGGCGGCAACGCGGCGGCGTCGAACGGGCTGCTGCACGAGGAGATGCTCGGATACCTGCGCCCCCGCGCCTGA
- a CDS encoding TetR/AcrR family transcriptional regulator: MPTARESLLEAAGAALSARPWPSVRMVDVAAAAGVSRQTLYNEFGGKAGLGRALVRREADWYLDGVDRVLRAPAAGSGDRLASLAEWTVRAAAARPLVRALLTGHWDGNLPAPPGRGARPGVPAPGPGELAGAVRDRAAEVLAAPDAAHRCELAVRLALSYVVAPARESGLGELLGLLRLLSGPTRTAGVR, encoded by the coding sequence ATGCCGACAGCCCGGGAGTCCTTGCTGGAGGCGGCGGGAGCGGCGCTCTCGGCGCGCCCCTGGCCCTCCGTGCGGATGGTCGACGTGGCGGCCGCCGCCGGGGTGTCGCGGCAGACCCTCTACAACGAGTTCGGGGGCAAGGCGGGCCTCGGCCGCGCCCTCGTACGCCGCGAGGCCGACTGGTACCTCGACGGCGTCGACCGGGTCCTGCGCGCCCCCGCCGCCGGGAGCGGCGACCGCCTCGCCTCCCTCGCCGAGTGGACCGTGCGGGCCGCCGCGGCCCGGCCCCTCGTACGCGCCCTGCTGACCGGGCACTGGGACGGCAACCTCCCGGCCCCGCCCGGCCGCGGGGCGCGGCCCGGAGTACCCGCGCCCGGTCCGGGGGAGCTGGCCGGTGCGGTGCGCGACCGGGCCGCCGAGGTGCTCGCCGCGCCCGACGCCGCGCACCGGTGCGAGCTCGCCGTGCGCCTCGCGCTGTCGTACGTGGTCGCGCCCGCGCGCGAGAGCGGGCTGGGGGAGCTGCTCGGGCTGCTGCGGCTGCTCAGTGGGCCGACCCGGACAGCTGGAGTCCGATGA
- a CDS encoding DMT family transporter, whose amino-acid sequence MAWLLVVVAGLLETGFAVCLKLSHGFTRLWPTIAFAAFAVGSFGLLTMALKKLDVGPAYAVWTGIGAAGTAVYGMVFLGDLVSTLKIVSISLVILGVIGLQLSGSAH is encoded by the coding sequence ATGGCGTGGCTGCTGGTCGTCGTCGCCGGACTGTTGGAGACCGGTTTCGCGGTCTGCCTGAAGCTGTCGCACGGGTTCACCCGGCTGTGGCCGACGATCGCCTTCGCCGCCTTCGCGGTCGGCAGCTTCGGGCTCCTGACGATGGCCCTGAAGAAGCTGGACGTGGGCCCGGCGTACGCGGTGTGGACGGGCATCGGGGCGGCGGGCACGGCCGTCTACGGCATGGTGTTCCTCGGCGACCTGGTCTCCACCCTCAAGATCGTCTCGATTTCGCTGGTCATCCTCGGCGTCATCGGACTCCAGCTGTCCGGGTCGGCCCACTGA
- the rsgA gene encoding ribosome small subunit-dependent GTPase A, whose protein sequence is MRRYGKHTDEDDIRARPNPKGNRPRTSKRPKHEDAAEGFVLTVDRGRLTCLVEDRTVVAMKARELGRKAAVVGDRVWLVGDLSGGKDTLARIVRIEERRSVLRRTADDDDPYERVVVANADQLAIVTALADPEPRPRMIDRCLVAAYDAGLEPLLVLTKSDLTSPDKLLEVYASFGLAYVVTNREELAVGEAAERVRERLAGRITAFVGHSGVGKTTLVNSLVGEGRQRATGHVNAVTGRGRHTTTSALALPLPSGDGWVIDTPGVRSFGLHHVDPSRVILAFPDLVPGTEDCPRACSHDEQDCALDAWVEEGHADPARLDSLRRLLRTRERREGD, encoded by the coding sequence ATGCGCAGGTACGGCAAGCACACCGACGAGGACGACATCCGGGCGCGGCCCAACCCGAAGGGCAACCGGCCCCGGACCAGCAAGCGGCCCAAGCACGAGGACGCGGCCGAGGGCTTCGTCCTCACCGTCGACCGCGGCCGGCTGACCTGCCTGGTGGAGGACCGCACGGTCGTCGCGATGAAGGCCCGCGAGCTGGGCCGCAAGGCGGCCGTGGTCGGCGACCGGGTGTGGCTCGTCGGCGACCTGTCGGGCGGGAAGGACACCCTCGCGCGGATCGTGCGGATCGAGGAGCGCAGGTCGGTGCTGCGGCGCACCGCGGACGACGACGACCCGTACGAGCGGGTGGTCGTCGCCAACGCCGACCAGCTGGCGATCGTCACGGCGCTGGCGGACCCCGAGCCGCGGCCGCGGATGATCGACCGCTGCCTGGTGGCCGCGTACGACGCGGGGCTGGAGCCGCTGCTGGTGCTGACCAAGTCCGATCTGACGTCCCCGGACAAGCTCCTTGAGGTGTACGCCTCGTTCGGCCTGGCGTACGTGGTGACCAACCGCGAGGAGCTGGCCGTTGGCGAGGCCGCCGAGCGGGTGCGCGAGCGGCTGGCGGGCCGGATCACCGCCTTCGTGGGGCACTCGGGCGTCGGCAAGACGACTCTGGTGAACTCGCTGGTCGGCGAGGGCCGCCAGCGTGCCACGGGCCACGTCAACGCGGTGACGGGCCGCGGCCGGCACACCACCACCTCGGCGCTGGCGCTGCCGCTGCCGTCGGGTGACGGCTGGGTCATCGACACCCCGGGCGTGCGCTCGTTCGGCCTGCACCACGTGGACCCGTCGCGGGTGATCCTCGCCTTCCCCGACCTGGTGCCCGGCACCGAGGACTGCCCGCGGGCGTGCAGCCACGACGAGCAGGACTGCGCGCTGGACGCGTGGGTGGAGGAGGGGCACGCCGATCCGGCGCGGCTGGATTCGCTGCGCCGGCTGCTGCGCACCCGCGAGCGCCGCGAAGGGGACTGA